In Halovivax gelatinilyticus, the following are encoded in one genomic region:
- a CDS encoding ABC transporter permease: protein MSIDHGETEKLDDGADAEPRVEAKVGLSYTISQVKRDTTARIGLYIILFVTAVAAITSIDYYLLDYTIAETVLHHPEQDPDEQQRLLPPVGFDNQFGSGVWEHPLGTDQRGRDVLTRLIYGTRIAFLAGLAATAIGFIGGTLIGAVSGYYGGWVDDVLQRLMETLYAIPFLILVIAFMTAFGQSLMFAMVGIGLISMPVFNRLIRSRVVSVREEEYIEAARASGIKTRTIILRYVIPNSFAPVLVQATLQIGFAILAIAGLSFLGFGVQPPTPEWGQMLADSRDYMIPNPWFSVWPGIAILITVVAFNTFGDGLQDALDPRINN from the coding sequence ATGAGCATCGACCACGGAGAAACGGAGAAACTGGACGATGGGGCGGACGCAGAGCCCCGCGTCGAAGCGAAGGTCGGCCTCAGCTACACGATTAGCCAGGTCAAACGCGATACGACCGCACGAATCGGGCTGTACATCATCCTGTTCGTTACCGCGGTCGCCGCGATCACGTCGATAGACTACTATCTGCTAGATTATACGATTGCGGAGACGGTTCTCCATCACCCAGAGCAGGATCCGGATGAACAACAACGACTGTTGCCGCCCGTCGGGTTCGACAACCAGTTCGGAAGTGGCGTGTGGGAACACCCGCTGGGAACCGACCAACGGGGTCGTGACGTCCTGACGAGACTGATCTACGGTACGCGAATCGCGTTCCTCGCCGGACTCGCCGCCACCGCGATCGGGTTCATCGGCGGAACGCTGATCGGGGCGGTCTCGGGCTACTACGGCGGGTGGGTCGACGACGTCCTCCAGCGCCTGATGGAGACGCTGTACGCGATCCCGTTTCTGATCCTGGTCATCGCGTTCATGACGGCGTTCGGACAGAGTCTCATGTTCGCTATGGTCGGAATCGGGTTGATCTCGATGCCGGTGTTCAACCGGTTGATCCGGTCTCGCGTCGTCAGCGTTCGCGAAGAGGAGTACATCGAAGCCGCCAGGGCGAGCGGGATAAAGACGCGGACGATCATCCTCAGATACGTCATTCCGAACAGTTTCGCCCCGGTCCTGGTTCAGGCGACGCTCCAGATCGGATTCGCCATCCTGGCGATCGCCGGCCTCTCGTTCCTCGGGTTCGGGGTACAGCCGCCGACGCCCGAATGGGGCCAGATGCTCGCCGATTCGCGCGACTACATGATACCGAACCCCTGGTTCAGCGTGTGGCCAGGCATCGCGATACTGATCACCGTCGTGGCGTTCAACACCTTCGGTGACGGGTTGCAAGACGCACTCGATCCACGCATCAACAACTAA